Below is a genomic region from Phragmites australis chromosome 20, lpPhrAust1.1, whole genome shotgun sequence.
gtggaggtggagacgGCAGCGGTTGACCCGTTGGAGGACGAGGTGGTTGCCAAGGTGATGGAAGCGGACGAGGAgggggtggtggcggcggcgatggcctcGCTCCGGGAGGCCACGCGGGAGAGCGCTGAGCGGCGGCGCGCGCTGTGCAGTCCACGGCTGCTCGGCGCGCTGCGGCGCGTGCTGCTGCTCCCGCGGCACGCCGCCGCGCGGGTCGACGCGACCGCGGCGCTGGTCAACCTCTCCCTCGAGCCGGCGAACAAGGTCCGCATCGTGCGGGCCGGCGCGGTACCGGCGCTCGTGGAGGTTCTCCGCTCGGGCGCCTCCGCGGCCGAGGCGCGGGAGCACGCGGCGGGGTCGCTGTTCGGCCTGGCGCTCAACGAGGACAATCGCGCCGCCATCGGCGTGCTCGGCGCGGTGCCTCCCCTCCTCGACCTCCTCACCTACCCCGGTAaccccgcgcgcgcgcgccgcgaCGCCGGGATGGCGTTGTACCACCTCTCCCTCGCCGCCGTCAACCAGACCAAGATCGCGCGCTTCCCGGGTGCGCCCAAGGCCCTGCTCACCGTCGCGTCCAGCGCCGCCGAGCCGACCCCGATCCGCAGGCTGGCGCTCATGGTGGTCTGCAACGTCTGCGCCTGCGCGGAGGGCCGCGCCGCGCTGATGGACGCGGGCGCCGTGGCGGCCGTCGCGGGCATCCTTTCCTCTTCCCACGACGCCGCCGCCAAccgcagcggcagcggcagcgcggACCTCGAGGAGTGGTGCGTGGCGGCAATGTACGCCATGAGCCGCGGCAGCCTCCGGTTCCGCGGCCTGGCGCGCGCCGCCGGCGCGGACCGGGCGCTCCGTCGCGTGGCCGACGAGGGCGCGCCCGGCGGCGTCCGGCGCGAGATGGCGAGGAAGACCCTCCGCGCCATGCTTGGCGACCTGGACGAGGACGACGGCAACGACCTGACCGGCAGCAGCCTGGAGTACGGCGAGGGCGACGACTGCGGCGGAAGCATCGTGTCGGACGGGCTCATGTCGTTCCGGCGCCGGCAGCGCGAGGTCGGGGTCTCGTCCTGCGGCAACACCGCCGAGTTCTGAAACGATCCTCCTCCGCGATCGATGATCCTATTCCATCCCGCCATGTTTTGTATGTAAAATTGCTTGCTTTAGGTTCACAGCGTTACTATCTGTAAGACATTTGTGCCGTGTCAGACGATGAAAAACGCCCTTGGTTTTTGGAACTGTGATGCGTGAAATGAAGCATTCGTGCTCGTGCGATCTCCGAACTCGCGTCCTGGGACTAATCCGTCGAAAATGCTCTCTCATCTGGTGCTAAAAATCGGCTCTCATCTGGGGCTAAAATTCGGCTGTTGCAAGATCAACTCTCCACCAGTACTGTAAAATCGGCTATTGCAAGATCAATGGATTTCTTTGCTGTACCTTGTTCGATCAGCGCTGGAGATGTCGATCTTGGCTGCTGGTGGGCGGATCCAGATTCCAGACATGGAGCTCATCCTTTTCCTTAATCTTGAGATGGACATAGAAGGCCATGCCTGTGCCTTTTGTGTCAGTCACAGTGTTCCACCATTCTTTGTAGGTCCTCCTGTGCAGTGCAAGCTTGACCTTTTAAGCATCGTCTCCGTCGCTTGCGTGATTCCTAGATGTTGCCTGTGACTTCACAGAGAGTATGTagatgattcttttttttttttatcacgctTCCTAAATTAGTGTGAATCAAGCAACGACGGCAGGGAGGTTTAGGTTCCGGGAGGAGGTTTTAAGGTGGCCGGTATGCTACGTTTGGGGGAGTAGGTTCTGGGATCGCTGATGTGCTTCGTGAGCTGAGATGAATGTTCAGGGAAGCATGCCGGTTCGATGAAAGAGGTGGACATAGGGGTGGGACGGCGAAGGATGGCCGGTAGGACAATGTTGATGGTGGGGAGGTAACAACACTAGGTTAGCGCGGATGCAGACAACGGCGGAGGATCTGGCAGGCAGGGGCGAGTTGCGGCGCTGGAGCTATAGCGCAAGCGAGGCTGTGGGTGGAGGTTGGCAATGGCTCATAGCCACCAGTTGAATTTCTTTTCGAAAAATAGACACCTATCTTTTAGCATTCGTCTTTTTTTATTCTCCTATTGTTCCTGACTACTCTGGATCTTAATCAGTTAGTACCGAGTTTAGCTTTGATAGATACCATTGACTATAatcatttcttttgaatttttgtttttttagaggGTTTAGTTCCTAATAATGATTTCGGAGTATTTTGGACAGTGGGTGCTTGAATGGTATTTCAAGAATCGATATGTGCACGTATGATGGATTCAGGACACAGGGAGTTACACAAGTTCAGACCTCCTAGAGGATAATAATCATACATCATGTTTGTTGTGTTATGGAGGATTTCAATTAGTTACAGAGATAGTTCTAGATGACTGTCAGACTTCATCTTTCTTTTCTTACAAATGGGatcttcatccctttatatagtagaaagGAGAAGAACTTACgtgtgggtccaaacagaaaattttactcatcctaatatctaacccaagctACCATTATGGAGGACCGTCCCCAACTACTTGCTTGATTGGCCTGCTGACAACGTCTCATCTGTCATGCTGCACCGCATCGACCTGCAAAAGTCTCACTTCGtagtatttaatgctacgagacgggaAAAGACCTCTCTACATCGTTCATGATTTCGTCCACTGGAGTTTGCATATGGGAAAAAAAACACTTAAGTAGATGTCAATAATTGCGATATGACATATTGTGTCAGATCCGGCCATATGACCAGTAAGATTGGTCGCGGGTTTATATGATCGTGCAAGAAGACTGATCACATATATCTTATACCAGTTATAAAAACTATAACCTAATTGTGCGACCAaccaatttttaaaaaatacctCCAAACTGTTATATCTTTGGGAGAGTCTATTTGCTAGAATATCTTTTACTCAATACACCACAGAGAAGGCCGTGCCAGTGCCTTTTATGTCAGTCAAGTGTTCCACCTTTCTATGTAGGTCCTCCTGTGCAGTGCAAGCTTGACCTTTTTAGCATCGTCTCCGTCGCTTGCGTGACTCCTAGATGTTGCCTGTGACTTCACAGAGAGTatggagatgatttttttttttatcactcgTCCTAAATTAGTGTGAATCAACCAACGACAGCCAGAGAGGTTTAGATTCCGGAAGGGGGTTTTAAGGTCCATAGTGTGTTAGGTTAGGGAGGAGGGTTTAGATCACTGGTGTGTTTTCTAGGTTTAGAGAAATGTTTGGGAAAGCAAACCGGTCTGACGGAGGAGACGGACGTAGGGTGGGGCAGTGAAGGATGGCCGGTAGGCCAATGTTAGTGGCGGGGAGGTAAGTATGCTAGGGTAGCGCGGATGCAGGGTGTTGAAAGATCCGACAAATAGGGGTGAACTGTAATGTCGAAGCTGTAACACGAGCAAGACTATGGGTGAAAGTTGGCAAtggctatatttttttttcaaaaaataaacacCTATTTTTACTATTCACCTGTCCTTTCTGACTACTCTGTATCTTAATCAGCCGAATTTAGCTTTGACAGATACCATTGACTATAAtcatttcttttgattttttgtttctttggaGGAGTGTTTCTTGCCCGAGCCCATTTCtgagaacaatttttttttgtgtgtgtgaaCTAACGGAACAAATTCTTTTGAAATTGGAAACCAAAgtcttctcatttttttttatctcgaaACCAAAATCGTTTACTCCATGTTCACACGAGAAGTCATTGGCTCAGATAAACCTTTTAGTCAGACAGTCACTATCTGTTGATAACCACGGCTGGtaactagaaaaaaatatagcatacCTGAAGTACTTCTAAGAAAATGGTGTGCATTTTGCAACAGAAAAAGGTCGATTGAAATCTAACACCTGAAAGTTTAAGAGTAAATCACACCTAACCATGGAGTGCAACAAACAAATCCTTTTGTTTCTCGGACAGCTGCCGTGCAATGTCCACGCTAGATGCGTTGCCGCCATGCGAGGGGGTCGTGGGACAGAGTTGGCAGGCCGGACCGGACGAGACGTGATCGTCGAAAGAAGACGCTGACCAAACTAGCCGGGATCGAGCTTGCTCGCAACAGTGTTTGGCCGGCCGGACCCGTTCGTCGCCATGCTTTGTTTGGAATCTAAGTATGCCATTGCTACAAGCATGCCATTGCTACTGTTGCTTGGGTACTGTACTTGGGAATACATGGATTGGATAGCCACGCCTTGAGCGTGTTTGCAAGTAAGCGTTTGCGATAGGGCCTTGCATGTGAGTTGGTGGCAAAGGAACATTTTTGGTAGGGCTAATTCTGTGTCAAGTGATGTGGTGCATGCAGTAGTGCTGCACTTTTGTTTGTCTGAAGCCAGGTTGTTTAGTGTACTGCTACTGAACAGAAGCGGGTAGGTTGACTTTAGACTAAAGAATGACAACGAGCTCTGGCCAACCTCTGCCAGCAAACGTCTCGGCCACTTTGGACGCCTGGACGTAGACAAAGACCTCATGGTGAGACTAACTCCAACAGGTGCGGTTTTGAGTTCTACGGTTGCACTACAGTGAAGAATACTGATAGAATTCACCGCAAATCAGTTCCAACAGATGCCGTTTCCACCTCTACAGTTGCGCTACAGGGATGCTGACGGGGGTAGTTAGCCGCAAATTTGTGGAAGGAAACCGGCTGCCACAGCACTGTTTCTAGAGATTGACACGTGAGTCTGAAAGGAGGAAGAGAGTAATAGAAAGTAGGAAATATAGTagttgttagagataaaaaaaatagaaaatactgtaataatattaagaaataatataatagtattataaatgataaatttttaaaatatctgttAGAGATAACTTGTCCCCATGCACCTGCAATTTCTTGACGGTCAAAGGATTCATATGAAACGCTAGGGCTAGGTTGTCTGTTCATCGTGCACGACCATCGGAGTGAATGCACTAGAGTACCTAACGTAACGATTAGGGAAAACTTTCTAGTACTAGTAGTACAAGTAGTAGTGGTATTACCACTTGACTGAGCCTGCAAGGACCGGCCGTACTCTTGAGCGTCGAGACCACTCGAGTGTGCGTGCCCTGGTCTAACGATGCGCGCGTCGGCACAAGCAGGATGCCGGGGCATGCAAAGCCACATTAGTCAGCGGATGCGTGACGCCAGGGGCGCTCCGTCCTGTCGTTGGCGCGCCACATGACACAGAAGCTTTTTCACAGCTCGTTTGTCTGCAGGTGCATGCGGTTCCATTCCATTCCAGGCCGGGCCGGGCCGAGCTGCGTGCGCGTCTGAGAGTGGGGTCCCTGATCTCTGCTCCATGCCCGAAAGGTGAGACGGGAACCGACTGATCATCGTGCACGCAGCGGAGTGAGTGAGTTCGGTTTGGGTTAGCTGCAGGTGATCCATCGAGCTCGCCACCGCCGAGCACCGAGGGACCAAAAAGGACTCGCGTAGCAGCGCGACGGCGTTCGAGGAGCCTTGCGTgtacgagagagagaggctgCATCAACAATAGATTCAGGCATTCAGCGGCGTTTCAAGCCGGCTTTTGTCGTAGCTGCAAACGCATCCTATTGAAAGAGGGACAAGTTCAGCAGGGGACACGGCTTTGGTAATAATGCCGATGGGCGACGGATGCACGCCAGCAGAGCGGCCGCGCGGGGTTAGAGGCGCGTCTCTGTCCGTCGTCAATCCCACCGGCGGCATGGAATTGAATGGGCCGATCCATTCCTTCGTCTCGTTCACATAGGCGTCCTCAAGGATGGCTCCAGTGAAAGCAGGACTGCTACTCTGCAAAGGATGCCAGGTTTGCCAGTGCCTGATCGAGGAATGGATTCAAGTGCATGCCCGTTGGTTAGCCCACTCGATGCCTGCCACACGTTTACAGCATCAAGGTCCGTAGAATAGCTGGAACCTGCCTAGCAACTATGTGCTCCATTTGATAATGGTTGTCCGAGGATGGAAAGAACAATGCAGTTGAAAGAAAATTAACATTATCAGGTTACACGTAGCAATGGCATGTGCCGCTTGCATATACACCAccactactttttttttttaagcacAGGGACTGTATTACTCAACTTGTGCAAGAATCTCACCTGCAACTATTACAGATACACACCCTGGTACCTCAAATTCTCAAGAGCACAAAGGGTTTACATCATTACTCACTCCAAATTTAGCTAGCTGATGCGCAGCGGCGTTACAAAGACGATTACAGTGCTGGATTTTGCACTTTTGGAAGCAGGTGTTCATCAGAAATTTTACCTCCTGGACGGTGACTGCCACAGCCGAAGCATCTGTACTTCTTCCTTGAAGTGTCTGAACAAGCACCAGGGCATCGGATTCTATAACTAGATTACCAATTCCCAGTTGATTAGCCAGACTAATAGCTTCTCGAACCGCATGTAGCTCCGC
It encodes:
- the LOC133901755 gene encoding U-box domain-containing protein 39-like, which codes for MGAARPRRWKLPFHRAGSAPSSPFSSESLPAAPPPCSPARPEAWAEEAVPPEFVCPVSGALMADPVILPSGQTYERACLQASAELAFLPPGVESGGADTMIPNSALKAAIGTWCARSGRAVPTPPSAEAAREAVLRSMPPAAAKSVRTTRRAAMASSSNSSYSSPASTSSYGSSSEITAAEEEVDGRPVKEAPQKRIIKEVEVETAAVDPLEDEVVAKVMEADEEGVVAAAMASLREATRESAERRRALCSPRLLGALRRVLLLPRHAAARVDATAALVNLSLEPANKVRIVRAGAVPALVEVLRSGASAAEAREHAAGSLFGLALNEDNRAAIGVLGAVPPLLDLLTYPGNPARARRDAGMALYHLSLAAVNQTKIARFPGAPKALLTVASSAAEPTPIRRLALMVVCNVCACAEGRAALMDAGAVAAVAGILSSSHDAAANRSGSGSADLEEWCVAAMYAMSRGSLRFRGLARAAGADRALRRVADEGAPGGVRREMARKTLRAMLGDLDEDDGNDLTGSSLEYGEGDDCGGSIVSDGLMSFRRRQREVGVSSCGNTAEF